One Paraburkholderia aromaticivorans genomic region harbors:
- a CDS encoding ABC transporter substrate-binding protein yields the protein MTHVTSQAASRRRGKRLLSGAFGFAVTAAVTFIIAIAAQPSHAQTRGGTLNFIVTPEPTALVDLATTATNVLKVSPKVVEGLLEYDFKFQPKASLATSWEVRDDNRRYVFHLRHGVKWHDGQPFTSADVAYSIQTLRQVHPRAKTTFANVTDIATPDPYTVVITLSKPAPYLIKAFSSSETPIVPKHIYEGTDVLTNPANNAPIGTGPFRFVKWVRGSYVEYVRNDDYWDKGKPYLDRIVVKVINDPAARTVAFEDGSVDLSGDTPVPLSDLERLKGNPKLGLETRGYEFQAGVARIEFNLDNPVLKNPKVRQAIASALDREVIRKVIYYGYATPLASPIIPSSPYYNPAPTPYPFNVERANTLLDEAGFPRKADGTRFALTVDPLPIGDLPARTAAYVKSALARVGIAVTVRSQDLPAYLKRIYTDRDFDFSINGMSNLFDPVVGVARLYTTGNFRRGVPFTNGSHYSNPEIDELFSQVAEETDEAKRKQLFSRIQRILERDLPDINLVSPQYLTVYSRAVHNHTTSPDGVSASFADVWLQR from the coding sequence ATGACTCACGTCACATCGCAGGCGGCGTCACGCCGCCGCGGCAAACGCCTGCTCAGCGGCGCATTCGGCTTCGCGGTCACAGCCGCGGTTACATTCATCATCGCAATCGCCGCTCAACCATCGCACGCACAGACGCGCGGCGGCACGCTCAACTTCATCGTCACACCTGAGCCGACCGCACTGGTCGACCTCGCGACCACCGCGACCAATGTCTTGAAGGTCAGCCCGAAAGTCGTCGAGGGGCTGCTCGAATACGACTTCAAGTTTCAACCCAAGGCGTCGCTCGCCACCTCGTGGGAAGTGAGGGACGACAACCGCAGATATGTTTTCCATCTGCGTCACGGCGTGAAATGGCACGACGGCCAACCCTTTACGTCCGCCGACGTCGCCTACTCGATCCAGACGCTCAGGCAGGTCCATCCGCGCGCCAAGACCACCTTCGCCAATGTCACCGACATCGCGACGCCAGACCCGTATACCGTCGTGATTACGCTGTCGAAGCCGGCGCCGTATCTGATCAAGGCGTTTTCCTCATCGGAAACGCCGATCGTGCCGAAGCATATCTACGAAGGCACCGACGTGCTAACCAACCCCGCCAATAACGCGCCAATCGGCACCGGGCCGTTCCGCTTCGTCAAATGGGTGCGCGGCAGCTACGTCGAATACGTGCGCAACGACGATTACTGGGACAAAGGCAAACCGTACCTCGATCGCATCGTCGTCAAGGTGATCAACGATCCCGCCGCCCGTACGGTCGCCTTCGAGGACGGCTCCGTAGACCTGAGCGGCGACACACCCGTGCCCCTGTCCGATCTCGAACGTCTGAAAGGCAACCCGAAGCTCGGACTCGAAACTCGTGGCTACGAATTCCAGGCCGGCGTGGCGCGTATCGAGTTCAACCTCGATAACCCGGTTCTGAAGAACCCGAAAGTGCGTCAGGCGATCGCCTCGGCGCTGGATCGCGAAGTGATTCGCAAGGTGATCTACTACGGCTATGCGACGCCGCTCGCCAGCCCGATCATTCCGTCGAGCCCCTACTACAATCCGGCGCCCACGCCCTATCCGTTCAACGTGGAGCGCGCCAACACGCTGCTCGACGAAGCCGGCTTTCCACGCAAAGCCGACGGCACGCGTTTTGCGCTGACCGTCGATCCGTTGCCGATCGGTGATCTGCCCGCACGCACCGCCGCTTACGTCAAGTCGGCACTCGCCCGCGTCGGCATTGCCGTCACCGTGCGCAGTCAGGATCTGCCGGCGTACCTGAAGCGCATCTACACCGACCGCGATTTCGATTTCTCCATCAACGGCATGAGCAATCTGTTCGATCCGGTGGTGGGCGTGGCGCGGCTTTATACGACCGGTAACTTCCGGCGTGGCGTGCCGTTCACCAACGGCTCCCATTACAGCAATCCGGAGATCGATGAGTTGTTCTCGCAGGTCGCCGAGGAGACCGATGAAGCAAAGCGCAAGCAATTGTTCTCGCGGATTCAGCGCATTCTCGAACGCGATCTGCCGGATATCAACCTCGTGTCGCCGCAATACCTGACCGTGTACTCGCGCGCGGTGCACAACCATACGACCTCGCCTGACGGCGTGTCGGCCAGTTTCGCCGACGTCTGGCTGCAACGCTGA
- a CDS encoding ABC transporter substrate-binding protein produces the protein MSRLWYTRCPAPTPFGIAAQKGWLDEEFTADGIDVKALQDADDVRIRRSHFTHTQPWSFRQGGNIPALWARAQGSDTRLIGLSWVDEFQALITLDRQLDANPDALAGRRFGFPLNTRASVVDFHRATALRGFSSLLGALGVQLEDIDLVDLPHTPRSLEDAKPAGDAPLADWLDAQRPHEFAREAEALLRGEADVVFVKGATGLDIANLLNAKILVDIGAQTNRALHANNGTPRPLTVDAQLLRERPDLVERVLARTLDTGEWAEHHPADVAHYVARETRSAEHWVERAYPGGLSRQLTIGLDPAALAALADFKQFLFKWGFIASDFDFDAWVDPAPLRAALARRHAPTPSTV, from the coding sequence ATGAGCCGACTTTGGTATACGCGTTGCCCCGCCCCCACACCGTTCGGCATCGCCGCGCAGAAAGGCTGGCTGGATGAAGAATTCACAGCTGACGGAATCGACGTCAAAGCGCTTCAGGATGCCGACGACGTGCGGATCCGCCGCTCGCATTTCACCCATACGCAGCCGTGGTCGTTCCGCCAGGGCGGCAATATTCCCGCGCTGTGGGCGCGCGCGCAAGGCAGCGATACGCGCCTGATCGGCTTGAGTTGGGTGGACGAATTCCAGGCGCTGATCACACTCGACCGGCAACTCGACGCGAACCCGGACGCGCTCGCGGGACGTCGCTTCGGATTCCCGCTCAATACGCGTGCGAGCGTGGTCGACTTTCATCGCGCGACGGCATTGCGCGGCTTTTCCTCCTTGCTCGGCGCGCTGGGCGTGCAGCTCGAAGACATCGATCTGGTCGATCTGCCCCACACGCCGCGCAGCCTGGAAGACGCCAAGCCGGCCGGCGATGCGCCGCTCGCCGACTGGCTCGACGCGCAACGCCCGCACGAGTTTGCCCGTGAGGCCGAAGCGCTGCTGCGCGGTGAAGCCGACGTGGTGTTCGTCAAAGGGGCAACGGGTCTCGATATCGCGAACCTGCTCAATGCGAAGATCCTCGTCGACATCGGCGCACAGACCAATCGCGCGCTGCATGCGAACAACGGCACGCCGCGCCCGCTCACCGTGGACGCGCAACTGTTGCGCGAGCGCCCTGATCTCGTCGAACGCGTGCTCGCGCGCACGCTGGACACCGGCGAATGGGCCGAACATCATCCCGCGGACGTGGCGCACTACGTGGCCCGCGAAACGCGCAGCGCCGAGCATTGGGTCGAGCGTGCTTATCCCGGCGGCCTGAGTCGGCAGTTGACGATCGGGCTCGATCCCGCAGCGCTCGCCGCCCTCGCCGACTTCAAACAGTTTCTGTTCAAGTGGGGCTTCATTGCGTCGGATTTCGATTTCGACGCATGGGTCGATCCCGCGCCCCTTCGTGCCGCGCTCGCGCGGCGACATGCGCCGACGCCTTCCACCGTCTGA
- a CDS encoding LLM class flavin-dependent oxidoreductase has product MAAPSPASTTSADDSRHASPFVPVRSPAAFADSPVSRAFEQPLLLGLFLPIQAGGWSASTLPRTTDWSFDYNLALVQKAEALGFDLVFALSQWLPKGGYGGVFNGEALDSFMSLAAMTARTERIILVATSHVLYGPWHPLHFAKFTATLDHISKGRWGINVVTGHRAIEHEMFGWHRIEHDRRYELAGEFLDAVQQLWAQPENFSFAPELSTWKLDKAFVTPKPRYGRPLLVNATGSDAGIEFAARYSDVVFITSPAGSEIEAALDALPAHTARVKAAAAKHGRKIRTLINPMVICRETEAEARAYRDAIVAHGDEGSFHRFDSDAHAWRGNAEQRNQAAARAVGGNISIVGSPQQIADYIVRLHRAGVDGVQLSFFDFQPDLDFFGERVLPLLREAGLRY; this is encoded by the coding sequence CTGGCTGCGCCCTCGCCCGCGTCGACGACTTCCGCCGACGATTCGCGTCACGCTTCGCCCTTCGTTCCCGTTCGCTCACCCGCCGCATTCGCGGATAGCCCTGTATCGCGCGCCTTTGAACAGCCCCTGCTGCTCGGACTGTTCCTGCCGATTCAGGCCGGCGGCTGGAGTGCGTCGACGCTGCCACGCACCACCGACTGGTCGTTCGACTACAACCTCGCACTGGTGCAGAAGGCCGAGGCATTGGGATTCGATCTCGTCTTCGCGCTCTCGCAATGGCTGCCGAAGGGCGGCTACGGCGGCGTGTTCAATGGTGAAGCGCTGGATTCGTTCATGTCGCTTGCCGCCATGACCGCGCGCACGGAACGCATCATTCTGGTGGCGACCAGTCACGTGCTCTATGGCCCGTGGCATCCGTTGCATTTCGCCAAATTCACCGCCACGCTCGATCACATCTCGAAGGGGCGGTGGGGCATCAATGTCGTCACGGGGCATCGTGCCATCGAGCATGAGATGTTCGGCTGGCACCGTATCGAGCACGATCGGCGCTACGAACTCGCGGGCGAGTTTCTCGATGCCGTGCAGCAATTGTGGGCGCAACCTGAGAATTTCAGCTTCGCGCCCGAGCTTTCGACGTGGAAGCTCGATAAAGCCTTTGTCACGCCGAAGCCGCGCTATGGGCGCCCGCTGCTCGTCAATGCAACCGGCTCGGATGCCGGCATCGAGTTCGCCGCGCGGTACTCGGACGTAGTTTTCATAACCAGCCCGGCCGGATCGGAAATCGAAGCGGCGTTGGACGCGTTGCCCGCGCACACGGCGCGCGTGAAAGCGGCCGCCGCGAAACACGGCCGCAAGATTCGCACCCTGATCAATCCGATGGTGATCTGTCGCGAGACGGAGGCGGAAGCACGCGCGTATCGGGACGCGATCGTGGCGCACGGCGACGAAGGCAGTTTTCATCGTTTCGACAGCGATGCTCATGCATGGCGTGGCAATGCCGAACAGCGCAATCAGGCCGCGGCGCGCGCGGTGGGCGGCAACATCTCGATCGTCGGCTCGCCGCAGCAGATCGCCGATTACATCGTGCGGCTGCATCGAGCCGGTGTCGACGGCGTGCAATTGAGCTTCTTCGATTTTCAACCGGACCTCGATTTCTTCGGCGAGCGCGTGCTGCCGTTGTTGCGCGAAGCGGGCTTGCGGTACTGA
- a CDS encoding ABC transporter permease, with the protein MSTQLESIATHAKAGDAGLAGADQTGRPRSLSRGVLIAGLAAVAWLASAAQTEWWPSLDDWPYTKEFIALKLVLAVFAVATAIAGVRDPSAVKATTRTGAWLGAMPWLLALALGVSAWEAVTAQLEWLPRPFFAPPQALIGVFAEDYPRLGTSVVHSFGLLAYGYVLGAAAGFVTGVSIGWSQAVSYWVHPVLRLIGPLPATAWLPLAFFFFPSSFSASVFLIALATAFPVAVLTWSGVAGVNSAYYDIARTLGARPVFLILRVAIPAALPSVFVGLFMGLGASFSVLIVAEMMGVKAGLGWYLQWAQGWAAYSNMYAALLVMALMCSGLITLLFRVRDRLLAWQKGLLKW; encoded by the coding sequence ATGTCCACCCAGCTCGAATCGATAGCGACGCACGCTAAGGCCGGCGACGCGGGCCTGGCTGGCGCCGACCAAACCGGAAGACCGCGCAGCCTCTCACGCGGCGTGCTGATCGCAGGCCTTGCCGCTGTCGCGTGGCTCGCCAGCGCGGCGCAAACCGAATGGTGGCCGAGTCTCGACGACTGGCCCTACACAAAGGAATTCATTGCGCTGAAGCTGGTGCTGGCCGTATTCGCTGTGGCAACCGCCATCGCCGGCGTGCGCGATCCGTCTGCCGTGAAAGCGACGACGCGCACCGGCGCATGGCTTGGCGCGATGCCGTGGCTGCTCGCGCTGGCGCTCGGCGTCAGCGCATGGGAGGCCGTCACGGCGCAACTCGAATGGTTGCCGCGGCCCTTTTTCGCGCCGCCGCAAGCGCTCATCGGCGTCTTTGCCGAAGACTATCCGCGACTCGGCACGAGTGTCGTGCATTCGTTCGGTTTGCTCGCCTACGGCTATGTGCTGGGCGCGGCAGCGGGCTTCGTGACGGGCGTGAGCATCGGCTGGTCGCAGGCGGTGAGCTACTGGGTGCATCCGGTTCTGCGTCTGATCGGACCGCTGCCGGCCACCGCATGGCTGCCGCTGGCGTTCTTCTTCTTTCCATCGAGCTTTAGCGCGAGTGTGTTCCTGATCGCGCTGGCCACTGCTTTTCCGGTTGCCGTGCTGACCTGGTCGGGTGTCGCCGGCGTCAACTCCGCTTACTACGACATCGCGCGCACGCTCGGCGCGAGACCCGTTTTCCTGATTCTGCGAGTCGCGATTCCCGCGGCGTTACCGTCGGTGTTCGTCGGACTGTTCATGGGCCTCGGCGCATCGTTTTCGGTGCTGATCGTGGCGGAGATGATGGGCGTCAAAGCGGGCCTCGGCTGGTATCTGCAATGGGCGCAGGGCTGGGCGGCGTATTCGAACATGTACGCGGCGTTGCTGGTGATGGCGCTGATGTGCTCCGGTCTGATCACGCTGCTGTTCCGCGTGCGCGACCGCTTGCTGGCCTGGCAAAAAGGATTGCTCAAATGGTAG
- a CDS encoding ABC transporter ATP-binding protein, with translation MVAVPEVLNQPAATVPVREGARIDVRHVSHRFALRGAALPVLQDVSFAVEPGEFVALLGPSGCGKSTLLRLVAGLDTPTQGTVQADGAVVAGPDPSRVVVFQDPTLYPWRTVRGNVGIGPQAQRRGFARRAGPQGERVQQRIDAALELVGLSEFAEAFPHQLSGGMAQRVALARALVNDPALLVLDEPFGKLDSLTRIRMQGELARLWQDARFSVLLVTHDVEEALLLAHRVIVFSERPARVVAEVRNDAPYPRHRDDPKLVALRREVLGQLGLDT, from the coding sequence ATGGTAGCCGTACCCGAAGTACTGAATCAGCCGGCCGCCACGGTGCCGGTTCGCGAGGGCGCACGCATCGACGTGCGTCACGTCAGCCATCGTTTCGCGCTGCGTGGCGCCGCATTGCCGGTGCTGCAGGATGTGAGCTTCGCGGTCGAACCGGGCGAATTCGTCGCGCTGCTCGGCCCGAGCGGCTGCGGCAAGTCCACCTTGCTGCGGCTGGTTGCAGGGCTCGATACGCCGACGCAAGGCACCGTGCAGGCCGACGGCGCCGTCGTTGCGGGCCCCGATCCGTCGCGCGTGGTGGTGTTTCAGGACCCGACCTTGTATCCGTGGCGCACGGTGCGCGGCAATGTCGGCATCGGTCCGCAAGCGCAGCGCAGAGGCTTTGCGCGGCGCGCCGGTCCGCAAGGAGAACGCGTGCAGCAACGAATCGATGCGGCGCTGGAGTTAGTCGGTCTCAGTGAATTCGCCGAGGCCTTTCCGCATCAATTGTCGGGCGGCATGGCGCAGCGCGTCGCGCTGGCCCGCGCGCTCGTCAACGACCCTGCGCTGCTGGTGCTGGACGAACCCTTCGGCAAGCTCGATTCGCTGACGCGCATCCGCATGCAGGGCGAACTCGCGCGACTCTGGCAGGACGCACGCTTCTCCGTGCTGCTGGTCACGCACGACGTGGAAGAGGCGCTGCTGCTCGCGCATCGCGTGATCGTCTTCAGCGAGCGGCCGGCGCGGGTGGTCGCCGAAGTTCGCAACGACGCGCCGTATCCGCGTCATCGCGACGATCCGAAACTGGTGGCACTGCGCCGCGAGGTGCTCGGCCAACTCGGCCTCGACACCTGA